The Oscarella lobularis chromosome 9, ooOscLobu1.1, whole genome shotgun sequence genome includes a window with the following:
- the LOC136190980 gene encoding uncharacterized protein, which translates to MSRMRLTVAVCLSLFVFSDCDGVSIQSATVVTLRDGVSIEPMLFGVNDIIGPVNQISYSSPQLMQTATSISLGGLRYPGGTVANYWNMTSGRYVDKCNASCCSEFGSVVDKFPLGTFTLANMVSGMAKYTMAGKPVIDLNCLTLSSAEVIAQLDLLSPACAGSECLIELGNELYLNSDDYVKTFPTVQTYVDYIKPIVAEIQKKFPKALISVPAGNSGSALALAKNPKPQNRQAEWILGLANNLDLFDAITIHDYTLNGQTLSKKPENDLPSIVAAFPEGLYKRMVEALKPYFSSKQYWFTEYNTGKGTGYLASIQGTGLHGLHVLSHVMAGMQYSANIKVMFYHSLLSVTGVDWDHRGMIHLDSFNGTKLYNNGVSQLFAHVNHIANTSDMMHGVDLKGGPMLPNVGIDWLENMSCVQAVAFTTGTPVSNIRYVVINRCTGTPLNVSIQLPSGGSWKGQRISYDISDLNTGNWTAIPELPQVFPWPVPVPSTTTIIPSKTEEITIALDSLTLNVISLL; encoded by the exons ATGAGTAGAATGCGTCTCACAGTTGCCGTCTGCTTGtctctcttcgttttctctgaCTGTGACGGCGTTTCAATACAGTCAGCGACGGTTGTGACCCTCCGAGACGGCGTTTCAATTGAACCAATGCTATTTGGTGTCAACGACATCATTGGGCCCGTTAATCAAATATCGTATTCGTCTCCTCAGCTAATGCAAACAGCCACTTCCATCAGTCTCGGAGGACTGCGATATCCTGGAGGAACAGTG GCTAATTATTGGAACATGACCAGCGGTCGCTACGTCGATAAGTGCAACGCTTCGTGTTGCTCGGAGTTCGGTAGCGTCGTGGACAAATTCCCTCTGGGGACGTTTACACTAGCTAACATGGTGAGTGGCATGGCAAAGTATACCATGGCTGGCAAGCCTGTAATCGATCTCAACTGCCTCACTCTCTCTTCTGCGGAAGTGATTGCTCAATTAGATTTACTCTCTCCTGCCTGTGCAGGAAGCGAGTGTCTAATCGAGCTGGGAAACGAACTGTACCTTAATTCTGACGACTACGTGAAGACGTTTCCTACAGTGCAAACGTACGTGGACTACATAAAGCCTATTGTGGCTGAAATACAAAAGAAATTCCCCAAGGCACTTATCAGTGTACCAGCTGGTAATTCAGGAAGCGCCCTAGCCTTAGCAAAAAATCCCAAGCCACAAAACAGGCAAGCGGAATGGATACTCGGCTTGGCTAACAACCTGGACCTATTCGACGCTATAACTATTCACGACTATACTCTGAATGGTCAAACGCTGAGCAAAAAACCGGAAAATGACTTGCCTTCGATCGTAGCTGCCTTTCCCGAAGGTCTTTATAAG aGAATGGTTGAGGCGTTGAAGCCCTACTTCTCGTCCAAGCAGTACTGGTTCACTGAATACAACACGGGCAAGGGCACGGGATATCTAGCCAGTATTCAAGGAACGGGTCTCCACGGTCTCCACGTACTCTCTCACGTCATGGCGGGGATGCAATATAGCGCCAACATCAAGGTCATGTTCTATCATTCTCTACTCAGCGTCACCGGCGTCGATTGGGATCATCGAGGCATGATTCATCTCGACTCGTTCAACGGTACCAAGCTTTATAACAACGGGGTATCGCAGCTCTTTGCTCACGTTAATCACATTGCTAATACCAGCGATATGATGCACGGTGTTGATTTGAAAGGAGGGCCTATGCTACCTAACGTCGGTATCGATTGGCTTGAAAACATGAGCTGCGTTCAAGCCGTTGCTTTTACAACGGGAACGCCCGTTTCAAATATTCGCTACGTTGTGATAAATCGTTGTACTGGCACGCCTTTGAATGTTAGTATTCAACTGCCATCTGGAGGTAGTTGGAAAGGCCAGCGAATTTCCTACGATATCTCTGATTTAAATACTGGGAATTGGACGGCGATTCCCGAATTGCCGCAGGTTTTTCCGTGGCCTGTACCGGTTCCTTCGACTACTACGATTATACCGTCGAAAACGGAAGAAATCACCATCGCCTTAGACTCTCTTACTTTAAACGTTATCTCGCTTTTGTGA
- the LOC136191482 gene encoding cytosolic phospholipase A2-like, translating into MDQLPDVANLAEKHLVNEDFLRLDVIVHRGRNIVQSYWRTFTSLGLDRTVDPYVSVSVSRPAKPFKDFAEELTTSKTDEANPEWNEHFSFIIDAGNGDRGDVIVVVWDDNYGPDTKYSNEIPIKLSELSLNADFSKRTLQLGGGAEIDISLKIGKMSLDMRVSRSLHPSESVTVEKRKEKCAAAISKLLGKTISPDKAPVVSIVGSGGGFRAMTSMSGAAQGLHETGVMDLCTYFATLSGSTWYLSHLYTTDGGPDVYRCADYLKKHVSEMEKIMQIQNASQFVPMIYERYLEGLYVSLVDLWECYLSAVFEPLKEKTGSKKVSHQRPHVESANLPFPIYTALHVAEEVETEAFAEWIEFTPYEYGVYHYGSFMAIEHLAASKCHGVVCRKFRELDQTFFIAVWGSAFAASIEVIAENTLGKAEGALFRSLLAGFLDATGLDDMRPFAASVPNLFYGLKRRSLWRISRSVHTALAGFRSSVGRVSKSLLAGEAEAAEKNASTVSGVKKGRKRRAGPAIKNKADKQMKSEDSMMIVDGGLAFNDPFPPLLRAERRTDVYIVFDFSWHTDQTEYPFGELEKAVKWAKAHDYKLPEVDPKQFDKDNLKEYYVFEDEKDPECPIVIFFPLSNASGQRATINGTEQVINPFSPAYGTTHFAMTSDEFESLKELNRYNARQGFDAIKTAIEKKVK; encoded by the exons ATGGACCAGCTACCAGATGTCGCGAACCTGGCC GAAAAGCACCTGGTCAACGAGGACTTCTTACGACTCGACGTAATCGTGCACCGCGGTCGCAATATCGTCCAATCTTACTGGCGCACGT TCACTTCTCTCGGTCTGGACCGAACCGTCGACCCGTATGTTTCCGTCTCAGTCTCTCGTCCGGCGAAGCCGTTCAAAGATTTCGCCGAAGagctgacgacgtcgaaaacagACGAAGCCAATCCCGAATGGAACGAGCACTTTTCCTTCATCATCGACGCCGGCAACGgcgatcgcggcgacgtAATCGTTGTCGTATGGGACGACAATTATGGCCCAGATACGAAGTACTCGAACGAAATCCCTATCAAGTTGAGCGAGCTCAGTCTCAACGCAGATTTTAGCAAGAGAACACTCCAGCTTGGA ggaGGGGCTGAGATTGATATATCTTTGAAAATTGGAAA GATGTCTCTGGATATGAGGGTCAGTCGAAGTTTGCATCCCAGCGAAAGCGTGACggtcgaaaagagaaaggagaaatgCGCGGCGGCGATTAGCAAACTATTGGGAAAAACGATCTCACCAGATAAG GCTCCTGTGGTCAGCATTGTTGGATCAGGCGGAGGATTTCGTGCTATGACGTCTATGAGCGGAGCGGCTCAAGGGCTTCACGAAACAGGAGTCATGGACTTGTGCACCTATTTTGCTACGCTATCCGGATCCACGTG gTATCTGTCTCATCTCTATACGACTGATGGCGGTCCAGACGTGTATCGATGCGCCGACTATCTGAAGAAGCACGTCTCGGAAATGGAAAAAATAATGCAGATTCAGAACGCTAGTCAATTTGTCCCAATGATTTATGAAAGATATCTTGAAGGCTTGTACGTCTCCTTGGTCGACCTGTGGGAGTGCTATCTCTCCGCCGTTTTCGAACCGTTGAAAGAA AAAACTGGTTCCAAGAAGGTGTCTCATCAACGTCCTCACGTTGAATCCGCCAACTTGCCTTTTCCAATCTACACGGCTCTTCACGTGgctgaagaagtcgaaacgGAGGCGTTTGCCG AATGGATCGAGTTCACTCCCTACGAATATGGCGTTTACCATTACGGGAGTTTTATGGCGATCGAGCACCTGGCGGCGAGCAAGTGTCACGGCGTCGTTTGCCGCAAATTCAGAGAACTCGACCAGACGTTTTTCATAG CTGTTTGGGGAAGTGCGTTTGCCGCGTCGATTGAAGTGATTGCGGAAAATACGCTGGGAAAAGCGGAGGGGGCTCTTTTTAGGAGCCTTCTCGCCGGTTTTCTCGACGCAACCGGGCTCGATGATATGCGTCCCTTTGCCGCGTCCGTGCCGAATCTTTTCTACGGGCTGAAAAGACGCTCGCTTTGGCGCATCTCTCGCTCGGTTCATACCGCCCTTGCTGGATTTCGGAGCTCTGTCGGTCGAGTGTCCAAGTCTTTACTTGCAGGCGAGGCAGAAGCAGCTGAGAAGAATGCTTCGACCGTTTCTGGCGTAAAAAAGGGCAGAAAAAGGCGAGCGGGACCGGCCATTAAAAACAAAG ctGATAAACAGATGAAGTCAGAGGATTCTATGATGATCGTCGATGGAGGATTGGCCTTCAATGATCCTTTCCCGCCTTTGCTTCGAGCTGAACGTCGTACCGATGTCTACATTGTATTTGACTTCAGCTGGCACACGGATCAAACTGAGTACCCTTTTGGT GAATTGGAAAAGGCCGTGAAATGGGCGAAGGCTCACGACTACAAGTTGCCCGAAGTTGATCCGAAGCAATTCGACAAGGACAACCTCAAGGAATATTACGTctttgaagacgagaaggaTCCCGAGTGTCCGatcgtcattttctttccGCTTTCCAATGCCTCTGGACAGCGTGCGACGATCAACGGGACGGAGCAGGTGATCAATCCGTTCTCCCCGGCCTACGGGACAACTCACTTTGCCATGACGTCCGACGAGTTCGAAAGTCTAAAGGAGCTGAATCGCTACAACGCTCGTCAAGGATTCGACGCTATCAAAACAGCCATCGAGAAGAAAGTAAAGTAA
- the LOC136191483 gene encoding uncharacterized protein — MSDSVDVDTLDQSMRNLHIGPKSSSNLRRSSRATAQLRRGSFAARPRTQRSKQRSDMDEMVIALGKAFRPQFDAINAQFDAINAQFDSINAKIAALDTKMEENTAAVTEIRRAFYSHNCSEEIVSLFEKFYEKAVEEPPDFLLVPQKAFEMTSEKIFLPSDYKKLYELLQLGTETKPVLLIGNPGTGKSMFLLYVLYRCLKLKTRKVAYHNVHYEVFALFEPTDGGFRLSMLSSAKELAKNFDDTVIYLHDAGRYRDEIISRDTYRTVVVSSPNGSHYQSYFDQKLYKEQLFLPVWSESDIKSLFSQEEWESTKSQIYEIVGGIPRAVISFKTPEEAKAYIKSKIDSASLQDLRRMFMVRPDKMPLSHSFMHLKCPNVNDGDYSTHCYAYGSDFIGEMIRDRLEKVDLRARWRMYKDFDLFYENRLASAEFFESAAHTILSKGGNFVVKELLPKKSKKDKKPKESNLHLKPVETIKFKNYDDVKSDEFYAVPTQGNFPVVDAVAKYGSAASRPEIIGFQMTTAVHHSVKIEKLKERGVSMTKLIFVLPESVYSVWRLRQSDCTEFKEYALKLRYE; from the exons atGTCTGACAGCGTAGATG TCGATACGCTCGATCAATCGATGCGAAACCTACATATTGGCCCGAAATCGTC GTCGAATCTACGCCGCAGCTCACGCGCGACTGCCCAATTGCGTCGTGGATCATTCGCGGCGCGCCCCCGAACTCAGCGCTCTAAGCAGCGAAGCGATATGGATGAAATGGTCATCGCATTGGGCAAAGCGTTTCGCCCCCAGTTCGACGCGATCAATGCCCAGTTCGACGCGATCAATGCCCAGTTCGACTCGATCAATGCCAAGATCGCCGCATTGGACACCAAGATGGAAGAAAATACCGCCGCTGTTACGGAAATAAGGCGTGCTTTCTATTCGCACAATTGCTCAG AAGAGATTGTGTCGCTCTTCGAAAAGTTTTATGAAAAGGCAGTGGAAGAGCCACCAGACTTTCTGTTAGTGCCACAGAAGGCCTTCGAGATGACGTCGGAGAAGATATTTCTTCCAAGCGATTACAAAAAATTGTACGAGCTTTTGCAATTGGGAACTGAAACGAAGCCTGTGTTGCTTATTGGAAATCCTGGGACGG GCAAGTCCATGTTTTTGCTTTATGTGCTATATCGCTGCTTAAAGTTGAAAACACGCAAGGTGGCATATCACAATGTTCACTATGAAgtttttgctctttttgaGCCAACCGATGGCGGTTTTCGTCTCTCAATGCTCAGCAGTGCAAAAGAGTTAGCAAAGAATTTTGACGACACCGTTATCTATCTACATGATGCTGGTCGTTATCGGGATGAAATTATATCAAGGGACACGTATCGAACGGTTGTCGTGTCATCTCCAAATGGTTCACACTACCAATCTTACTTCGACCAGAAGCTGTATAAAGAACAGCTTTTCCTGCCAGTTTGGTCAGAATCTGACATCAAGTCCCTCTTTTCTCAGGAAGAGTGGGAATCCACGAAGTCACAGATCTACGAAATTGTCGGTGGTATTCCGCGAGCGGTTATTTCATTCAAAACGCCAGAGGAAGCGAAAGCATACATCAAAAGCAAAATTGATTCAGCGTCTCTTCAAGACCTACGAAGAATGTTCATGGTGCGGCCAGACAAAATGCCTCTCTCACATTCTTTTATGCACTTGAAGTGCCCGAATGTCAATGATGGCGATTACTCGACCCACTGCTACGCATATGGATCAGATTTCATTGGTGAAATGATTCGTGATCGTCTTGAAAAAGTGGATTTGAGGGCCAGATGGAGAATGTATAAAGACTTCGATCTGTTTTATGAAAACAGACTCGCAAGTGCCGAGTTTTTTGAAAGCGCCGCGCACACCATCCTCTCCAAAGGGGGAAACTTCGTTGTCAAGGAACTCCTCccgaagaagtcgaagaaggaTAAGAAGCCAAAAGAATCGAACTTACACCTGAAGCCCGTTGAAACAATCAAATTCAAGAactacgatgacgtcaagtcTGACGAATTCTATGCTGTTCCAACGCAGGGCAATTTTCCTGTTGTCGATGCAGTTGCAAAATATGGCAGTGCGGCGTCACGTCCGGAAATAATTGGATTTCAGATGACTACCGCAGTTCACCACTCGGTTAAAATCGAGAAGTTGAAAGAACGGGGCGTTTCAATGACGAAGCTAATTTTTGTTCTGCCAGAAAGCGTCTATTCCGTTTGGAGGCTAAGGCAATCGGATTGCACCGAATTTAAAGAATATGCTCTAAAGTTGCGGTATGAATAA
- the LOC136191484 gene encoding choline/ethanolamine kinase-like — MTDAKARALRLCSKYLGGAWANSSETNVAVTEISGGLTNKLYRCSNSAARPPDVLYRRLNDLYARNADLLLANTTIALLLGEREIGPKTYAVFPGGRLEEFINGRPLATEELSERRLSETIAVHLARLHCMKDLPVAKEPQWFSDSVTSWLDETQDVEQHLAEKPDDIKLLREIESLLNIRKEKSWIESKILAETTSPVVFSHNDLQEGNVLLLHTASDRPEIKLIDFEFSSYNFRAFDIANHFREWSLDYSHHVPPYFTLDETKLPTEEQQAIFLREYLKEISKQEDRVINTEKEIEKILKEVKRFVLVSDFAYAVWGIAHAKNSAIPFGYMEYALVRFKAYLQGKQSYLKSIESMSS, encoded by the exons ATGACCGACGCGAAAGCGAGAGCTCTGCGACTCTGCTCAAAGTACCTAGGAGGCGCATGGGCTAATTCAAGCGAGACAAACGTTGCAGTGACGGAAATCAG CGGCGGGCTGACGAACAAGCTCTATCGCTGCTCCAATTCGGCGGCTCGGCCGCCAGACGTTCTCTATCGACGTCTCAATGATCTGTATGCACGCAACGCCGACTTGCTGCTCGCCAACACGACAATCGCTCTTCTGCTCGGCGAACGCGAAATCGGACCGAAAACGTACGCCGTCTTTCCGGGAGGACGGCTCGAGGAGTTTATTAAT GGGAGGCCTTTGGCTACTGAAGAATTGAGCGAGCGTCGTCTCTCTGAAACGATAGCCGTTCACTTGGCTCGTTTGCATTGCATGAAAGATTTGCCTGTGGCGAAGGAGCCTCAGTGGTTTTCCGACTCCGTCACGAG TTGGCTTGATGAAACGCAAGACGTGGAGCAGCACTTGGCTGAGAAACCAGATGATATAAAACTGCTTAGAGAGATTGAGAGTCTTTTGAATATACGTAAGGAAAAGTCTTGGATTGAAAG TAAAATTCTAGCTGAGACGACGTCTCCAGTTGTATTCTCTCATAATGATCTTCAAGAAG GAAATGTTTTACTGCTTCATACCGCATCTGATAGACCAGAAATCAAATTAATAGATTTCGAATTTAGTAGCTATAACTTCAG AGCCTTTGATATTGCCAATCACTTCCGTGAGTGGAGCCTTGACTACTCTCACCACGTGCCACCGTATTTTACGTTGGATGAGACGAAACTTCCTACAGAAGAACAGCAG GCTATATTTCTTCGAGAGTATCTCAAAGAAATATCAAAGCAAGAAGATAGGGTCATAAATACGGAGAAggaaatagagaaaattctAAAGGAAGTGAAAAG ATTTGTTCTCGTGTCTGACTTTGCTTATGCTGTTTGGGGCATTGCTCACGCGAAAAATTCGGCCATACCTTTTGGCTACATG GAATACGCTTTGGTTCGATTCAAAGCGTATCTGCAAGGCAAACAGTCCTACCTAAAATCAATTGAGAGTATGTCTTCGTAA
- the LOC136191485 gene encoding E3 ubiquitin-protein ligase SIAH1A-like, which produces MASSNRRGAFVHAMPIKDERDERRRQELVDGDDILPAALLEAKTSKVELAALFECPVCFDYVLPPILQCNSGHLVCSSCRPKLACCPSCRGPLPVVRNLAMEKVAETVSFPCKYHTVGCPQLLHHTEKRPHEEICEHRPYTCPCPGASCKWQGALEEVLRHIEEFHKSITTLVGEDIVFLATDITLGGSVDWVMMQSCFNHHFMLVLEKQERPTDGTQQFYAVVLIIGSKQAADGFTYKLELNGSGKRLVWEAVPRSVHDGVGSAVQECDCLTFEGGTARHFAENGNLGINVTIYKKSS; this is translated from the exons atgGCCTCGTCGAACCGACGCGGCGCCTTCGTTCACGCCATGCcaatcaaagacgaaagggacgaaagacgacgtcaggagctcgtcgacggcgacgacatcCTCCCGGCGGCGCTATTGgaagcgaaaacgtcgaaagtCGAACTCGCCGCTCTCTTCGAATGCCCCGTCTGTTTCGACTACGTTCTGCCGCCCATACTCCAGTGCAATAGCGGTCATCTCGTCTGCTCGTCGTGTCGGCCCAAATTGGCGTGCTGTCCGTCGTGTCGCGGCCCATTGCCCGTCGTACGCAATCTTGCCATGGAGAAG GTAGCAGAAACAGTCTCCTTTCCCTGCAAATATCACACGGTCGGCTGTCCCCAGCTCCTTCACCACACCGAAAAGCGTCCCCACGAGGAAATCTGCGAGCATCGTCCCTACACGTGCCCGTGTCCGGGCGCCTCGTGCAAGTGGCAGGGCGCTCTCGAAGAAGTCCTACGTCACATCGAAGAATTTCACAAATCCATAacgacgctcgtcggcgaagacatcgtctttctcgcgaCCGACATCACGCTCGGCGGTTCCGTCGATTGGGTGATGATGCAGTCGTGCTTCAATCATCATTTCATGCTCGTTTTGGAGAAGCAGGAGCGGCCGACCGACGGCACGCAGCAATTCTACGCCGTCGTTTTGATTATCGGATCGAAGCAGGCGGCCGACGGGTTTACGTATAAATTGGAGTTGAATGGGAGTGGGAAGCGGCTCGTTTGGGAGGCCGTGCCGCGTTCGGTGCACGACGGGGTTGGGTCTGCTGTTCAGGAGTGCGATTGCTTGACTTTCGAAGGCGGAACGGCGCGGCATTTCGCCGAGAATGGGAACTTGGGTATTAACGTGACAATTTATAAGAAGTCGTCGTAG
- the LOC136191481 gene encoding cytosolic phospholipase A2-like — MASPLSPMISILKGSLKGSTIRKGSLLDTAHDLTSKGGHLEYRLHELTFPPGTYRLNVIVHEGRNLHKSLWEKVTSMGMDNVLDPFVKLEVTRPAAHASNAAVQRTTSIDNDPNPRWEESFSFLVTLPKFSSGNHRRRHGGELVVTVWDANYGVDWTWSRPIGIPLDNLVAGEDYVRKTINVRDKGEIDLSLQLVEPYFDLRFGPELYSREQMTVKRRKVEIAEALSTLLGHNVPLSNVPMINIVAAGGGLRAMVCMSGVAKALEETGLMGCVQYWSSLSGSTWYLSNLYSDPDGPDVHRCNAFLRSRIENSEAIFSFKRADIYLRLLYKKYTEGFTPSVVDIFSAMLGYLFEKDTQFEERRKLSDQRKNVETAALPFPLYTAIRVHYYLAEKDYCEWVEFTPYEVSMYDYLVSQKIEDVFSSKHLGMVCHKRKEPNLHFLQGIWSSAFAGMIKVMSDYLNSSGNSAAFYDRFVLNTLMRAKSEQWRPFAAKIPNPLRGLTEKLVNNGESESPPVEEVFLFPERPISKDDIDGEQKPDNETKNRGSVTLPRTLPTRSAAGSGLMIDRCKSTEEARGRSPNPQQDPERRIQEVGFIDSDKQDDTQMCIIDAGFDFNLPLPAVLRPERHSDILLVFDFSWFESQTENPFQELRSGQSWATARGYKFPTIPDDAFDPDNPKEYYIFEDADDPQCPVVIFFPLCNVRRRHVNVKGQDESMADVDPYAPVYRTFNFSYTVEDFDRMSELWSFNTKLALADIKKVIEKQIAK; from the exons ATGGCGTCGCCGCTGTCGCCGATGATATCCATTCTAAAGGGAAGCCTCAAGGGTAGCACGATACGCAAAGGCAGTCTTCTCGACACCGCCCACGATCTCACGTCGAAAGGAGGCCACTTGGAATATCGTCTACACGAG CTCACCTTTCCGCCGGGGACGTATCGTCTGAACGTGATCGTTCACGAAGGACGAAACCTTCACAAGAGTCTTTGGGAAAAAG TGACGTCCATGGGCATGGACAACGTTCTCGATCCCTTCGTGAAGCTCGAAGTCACGCGACCGGCGGCGCACGCGAGCAACGCCGCCGTTCAGCGCACGACGTCCATCGACAACGATCCGAATCCGCGCTGGGAGGAGAGCTTCTCGTTTCTCGTCACCCTGCCGAAATTCTCCAGCGGAAatcatcgtcgacggcacggCGGCGAGTTGGTCGTCACCGTATGGGATGCTAATTACGGCGTCGATTGGACGTGGTCGCGTCCGATTGGAATTCCGCTCGATAATTTGGTCGCGGGTGAGGAttacgtcagaaaaacgATTAATGTTCGA GATAAGGGCGAGATTGATTTGTCGCTGCAGCTTGTGGA ACCTTACTTTGATCTTCGTTTCGGTCCCGAGTTATACAGTCGCGAGCAAATGACcgtcaaacgacgaaagGTCGAAATCGCCGAAGCCCTTTCGACTTTACTAGGGCACAACGTCCCACTTTCGAAC GTTCCTATGATTAACATCGTCGCTGCTGGGGGTGGGCTTCGAGCGATGGTTTGCATGTCGGGCGTCGCGAAGGCTCTCGAAGAGACGGGTCTCATGGGCTGCGTGCAATACTGGTCATCGCTTTCCGGGTCGACTTG gtATCTTTCTAATCTTTATAGTGATCCGGATGGACCTGACGTGCATCGGTGCAACGCCTTTCTTCGCTCGCGCATTGAAAATTCTGAGGCTATTTTCTCGTTCAAACGAGCCGACATCTATTTGAGGCTGCTCTATAAGAAATATACGGAGGGCTTTACGCCATCCGTAGTGGACATCTTCTCAGCTATGCTTGGCTATCTATTTGAAAAGGATACTCAG TtcgaagagcgacgaaagTTGTCCGATCAGAGGAAAAATGTCGAGACGGCTGcccttccttttcctctctaCACTGCCATACGCGTTCACTACTACCTAGCGGAGAAAGATTATTGTG aaTGGGTCGAATTCACTCCGTATGAAGTTTCGATGTACGACTATTTGGTGAgtcagaaaatcgaagacgtcTTTAGTTCGAAGCACTTGGGCATGGTATGCCACAAGCGAAAGGAACCCAATCTCCATTTCTTGCAAG GCATTTGGTCGAGCGCTTTTGCCGGCATGATTAAAGTGATGTCCGATTATTTGAATTCGTCCGGCAACAGTGCCGCCTTTTACGATCGCTTCGTTCTGAACACTCTCATGCGAGCCAAATCGGAGCAGTGGCGTCCGTTCGCCGCTAAGATACCCAATCCCCTGCGAGGTTTGACCGAGAAATTGGTCAACAACGGTGAGAGCGAAAGTCCGCCCGTGGAAGaagtttttctctttcccgAGAGACCCATCTCGAAAGATGATATCGATGGGGAACAAAAACCGGATAACGAAACTAAGAACCGTGGCTCCGTTACGCTTCCGCGGACCTTGCCGACCCGGTCGGCGGCGGGGTCAGGTCTTATGATTGACCGGTGTAAGAGTACGGAAGAAGCACGCGGTCGATCGCCAAATCCTCAGCAAG ATCCCGAGAGGCGTATACAAGAGGTCGGCTTTATTGACTCCGACAAGCAGGACGACACTCAAATGTGCATCATCGACGCCGGATTCGATTTCAATCTTCCTCTTCCGGCCGTGCTTCGTCCCGAGCGTCACAGCGACATACTGTTGGTTTTCGATTTTAGCTGGTTTGAATCACAAACGGAGAATCCTTTTCAG GAACTCCGTTCTGGTCAAAGCTGGGCCACCGCTCGAGGATACAAATTTCCAACTATTCccgacgacgctttcgatCCAGACAATCCGAAGGAGTACTACATCTTCGAGGACGCCGACGATCCCCAATGTCCCGTTGTCATCTTCTTTCCGCTCTGcaacgttcgtcgtcgacacgtGAATGTGAAGGGGCAGGACGAATCGATGGCCGACGTCGATCCCTATGCGCCCGTCTATCGAACGTTCAATTTTTCCTACACGGTTGAGGATTTCGATCGGATGAGCGAGCTGTGGAGCTTCAACACGAAACTCGCCCTTGCTGACATTAAGAAGGTGATTGAGAAACAGATTGCAAAATAA